One window from the genome of Candidatus Methanomethylicota archaeon encodes:
- a CDS encoding AAA family ATPase gives MKKIVITVSGPPGSGKSTHAKRIAEKLNLRYFSIGRYFRDIANKMNLSLEEFQKIAEKDPKYDLEADNRTLMEAERGGVVIDGHLTGWIAKEKADIKIYLTASLEERARRVAKRDGKPFEQAINDIRRREESNALRYKTFYGIDLNDLSIYDIVINTEKWGEEEVSQTLIYLIQKYMEKRNTFN, from the coding sequence TTGAAAAAGATAGTTATAACAGTCAGTGGCCCTCCAGGCTCAGGTAAAAGCACCCATGCAAAAAGGATAGCGGAAAAACTTAATTTGAGATACTTTTCAATAGGGAGATACTTCAGAGACATAGCTAACAAAATGAACTTAAGTTTAGAGGAATTTCAGAAAATAGCTGAAAAAGACCCAAAATATGATTTGGAAGCAGATAATAGGACATTGATGGAAGCAGAGAGGGGGGGAGTTGTAATAGACGGCCATTTAACAGGTTGGATAGCAAAGGAAAAAGCGGACATAAAAATATACTTGACAGCATCCCTGGAAGAGAGAGCAAGAAGGGTGGCGAAGAGGGATGGAAAACCCTTCGAACAAGCAATAAATGATATAAGGAGGAGGGAGGAGAGCAACGCCCTTAGGTACAAGACCTTCTATGGAATAGACCTTAATGATCTAAGCATATACGATATTGTCATAAACACTGAGAAGTGGGGGGAGGAAGAAGTATCACAAACCTTAATATACTTAATACAGAAATATATGGAGAAACGAAACACTTTTAATTAA
- the secY gene encoding preprotein translocase subunit SecY, translated as MPRILELLEPVTRILPEVEKPKQKLPLRDRLIWTAVVLTLYFIMSEIPLYGIKGALGYDPFMYMRWLFASKRGTLMELGIGPIVTAGLIMQLLVGSKIIELDFTNPRDRALFSASQKLMTLIWGAIQSISYILGGAFGQLDIYTSIIIFLQLMITTLLLMLMDEMIQKGWGLGSGVSLFIAAGIAQQMFWETFSPVIGSDGKYIGAILYTAQTLLSGGGLMNALIRPYGLPSLTGLIVTMVILLFVIYMEGTRIEVPITMAKYRGIRTKIPLKFLYVSNIPIIFTSMLFVDIQIISLLIWRQFNVNNTNIILNLIGTFNQTTNTPIGGLAYYTKPPSGISSVISDPIHAIIYSALLIISSVIFSIIWVQASGLSPRDQAEQLVESGLQIPGFRSSPKVIEGILNRYIPPLTILSGIIVALIAIVADLLGAIGSGMGILLVVGIIYQYWGILTQEQMMEAYPILKRLAGER; from the coding sequence ATGCCAAGAATCCTTGAACTTCTCGAACCAGTAACGAGAATATTACCAGAAGTTGAAAAACCAAAACAGAAACTACCATTAAGAGACAGACTAATATGGACCGCCGTGGTACTCACGCTATACTTTATAATGAGTGAAATCCCACTTTATGGCATTAAAGGTGCATTGGGATACGATCCATTCATGTACATGAGATGGCTTTTCGCATCAAAAAGAGGAACTCTAATGGAGCTTGGAATAGGCCCAATAGTCACAGCAGGATTAATAATGCAACTACTTGTTGGATCAAAGATCATAGAGCTGGACTTCACAAACCCGAGAGACAGAGCATTATTTAGCGCTTCACAAAAACTCATGACATTAATATGGGGTGCCATACAATCAATATCATATATACTTGGCGGAGCCTTCGGACAATTGGACATATACACATCGATAATCATATTCCTACAATTGATGATAACCACATTACTACTAATGTTAATGGATGAAATGATACAAAAAGGGTGGGGGCTTGGAAGTGGGGTAAGTCTATTCATAGCTGCAGGCATAGCTCAACAAATGTTCTGGGAAACCTTCTCACCAGTTATTGGGAGTGATGGGAAATACATTGGAGCAATACTATACACTGCTCAAACATTACTAAGTGGAGGAGGGCTAATGAATGCCCTAATAAGACCATATGGACTACCAAGCCTAACAGGACTAATAGTGACCATGGTAATACTGCTCTTCGTAATTTACATGGAGGGAACAAGGATAGAAGTGCCCATCACGATGGCGAAATATAGGGGGATTAGAACAAAGATACCATTAAAATTCCTATACGTTTCAAATATACCAATAATATTCACTTCAATGCTATTCGTAGACATACAGATAATCTCTCTACTAATATGGAGGCAATTCAACGTAAATAATACAAATATAATATTGAACCTAATTGGAACATTCAACCAGACAACTAACACCCCAATTGGTGGATTAGCATACTACACGAAACCACCATCAGGTATATCATCAGTCATAAGCGACCCAATACATGCAATCATATACTCAGCTCTACTAATAATTTCATCAGTGATATTCTCGATAATATGGGTTCAAGCATCAGGCCTAAGCCCAAGAGATCAAGCCGAACAACTTGTGGAATCAGGATTACAGATACCTGGATTTAGAAGCTCACCAAAAGTTATAGAAGGGATACTAAACAGATACATACCTCCACTAACAATATTAAGTGGAATAATAGTTGCATTAATAGCCATAGTGGCAGACCTACTCGGAGCCATAGGCTCTGGAATGGGGATACTACTGGTTGTGGGCATAATATATCAATATTGGGGGATATTAACGCAAGAACAAATGATGGAAGCATATCCAATACTTAAAAGACTTGCTGGGGAAAGATAG
- a CDS encoding TMCO1/EMC3 family protein — MLDWIIDYLVKLFGPYRDPPLSSITVIGISIMVCMITIAANYLLLDVEKLRQQTREINEWRIQMRQAILSNDKKQIAKLKKKEAYIRELEANVTAQRMKPTLIFMIPLWIFFIIFAAVFNNPAYGYVVVAPFPIPFAGYKLNFGSWYILCSILILPILQKIFKLT; from the coding sequence TTGCTGGATTGGATAATAGACTACTTAGTAAAGCTCTTCGGCCCATATAGAGATCCACCACTCTCATCAATAACAGTTATAGGTATAAGCATCATGGTATGCATGATAACCATAGCAGCCAACTACCTACTACTTGACGTGGAAAAATTGAGGCAACAAACCAGGGAGATAAATGAGTGGAGGATTCAAATGAGGCAAGCAATTTTAAGCAATGATAAAAAGCAGATAGCCAAATTGAAGAAGAAGGAGGCTTACATAAGAGAGTTGGAAGCAAATGTAACTGCACAGAGAATGAAGCCAACACTCATATTCATGATCCCACTCTGGATATTCTTCATAATATTCGCCGCAGTATTCAACAACCCAGCATACGGATATGTTGTGGTAGCACCATTCCCAATACCATTTGCAGGATACAAACTTAATTTTGGATCATGGTATATATTATGCTCAATACTCATACTACCAATACTTCAAAAAATATTTAAATTAACATAA
- a CDS encoding 50S ribosomal protein L34e yields the protein MNVRSRTKRLVLRKTPGGRIAIHYEKRRPNIAKCALCKSELRGVPNLPPVKMRKLPKSSKRPNRPYGGYLDHKCLEKLIKMAVREGAH from the coding sequence ATGAACGTTAGATCTAGAACTAAGAGACTTGTCTTGAGGAAGACGCCTGGAGGGAGAATTGCAATACATTATGAAAAAAGAAGGCCAAATATAGCCAAATGCGCTCTATGCAAATCAGAGTTAAGGGGGGTTCCAAACCTACCACCAGTGAAAATGAGGAAATTGCCAAAAAGTTCTAAAAGGCCTAATAGACCATATGGTGGATATCTAGACCACAAATGTTTGGAAAAACTCATAAAGATGGCTGTTAGGGAGGGCGCCCATTGA
- a CDS encoding 50S ribosomal protein L14e has protein sequence MSAIEVGRICVKTRGREAGKKCVIVDIIDDKFVLVTGPKSVSGVKRRRSNIKHLEPTEKKIEVKAGASDDEVIEALNKQNLLEYMKEPIKIKVQ, from the coding sequence ATGTCAGCAATAGAGGTTGGGAGAATATGTGTAAAAACGAGGGGGAGGGAAGCAGGTAAGAAGTGCGTTATAGTGGATATAATAGATGATAAATTCGTTTTAGTAACTGGACCAAAAAGCGTTAGTGGTGTGAAGAGAAGGAGGAGCAACATAAAACACCTAGAACCAACTGAGAAAAAGATAGAGGTAAAGGCAGGGGCATCAGATGATGAAGTAATTGAAGCCTTAAACAAACAAAACTTATTGGAATACATGAAGGAACCAATTAAGATAAAGGTTCAGTGA